GAGTTTCCGGTGGTGTTCATCGTGGGGCTGGAGGACGGCGTGTTCCCGCACTACCGCTCCATGACCGACGCCGCCCAGCTGGAGGAGGAGCGGCGACTGGCCTACGTCGGGATCACGCGAGCCCGGGAGCGGCTGTACCTGTGCCACGCGTGGAGCCGGACCCTGTGGGGCAGCACCAGCTACAATCCGCCGTCGCGGTTCCTGTCGGAGATCCCGAGCGAGCTGCTCCGGATGGTGCAGAAGGAGATGGCTCCGAGGCCGGGCATGGGCGTGGGGAACCGGCCGGAGCCGGAGATCGGCCCCGGCGACACCGTGGTCCACGACCGGTGGGGCGAGGGCGTGGTGCTGGCGGTGTCGGGCGCGGGCTCGGACGCTCGAGCCACCGTGGTGTTCGAGGACGTCGGCGAGAAGCACCTGGCGCTGGCCTACGCACCCCTGAAGCGGGCCTGAGGTGCGGCGCCTGTTCCTGATCGCGGCCGTGCTGCTCCCGTCGCTCGCGATCGGACCGCCCGTCGCCGCCGCGTCCCCGGTCACCTCGTTCACGGCGTGCTCCGTGAAGCCGCACGGGACCAAGTGCACGAACGACGTCATCTACCACCTGGGCGACACCATCCGGCTGCGGGGCCGGGTCAAGCCGTCGCTCGCGGACCTGCGGGCCCAGGTGTGGCGGGAGAAGCCCCAGCAGCAGAAGTTCCACCTCGTGGCGACGGTCCCGATCGGGCCGGGTGGCGGCATGCACTACGTCTGGCCCACGTCGCTTGCCACCGATCCGGGGGAGGCGCAGTACAAGTTCCAGTTCCGGATCCCCGGCCATGGCCGAAGCAACGTGGTCCGCCTGTGGCTGCTGTTCTGACCCGGTGACCGCTGCCGCTATCGCATGAGCAGGACGGCCGCCACGACGATGATCACGCCGGCCACCAGCGGCGCGATCACCCAGCCCACGCCAAGCCTTCCGCGGTAGGGACCGAGGCTGCCGACCTTGGTGGTCGGCTTCAGGCCGGGAGGGCGGAACCGGATCCGTCTGGGCATCAGCCCGAGTATAGGTTCGGGACCCGACGGTCCCCTTGTAAAGGGTTCGGCGTTTTCTGCCACCTTGGATGATGAGCGCGCATGGATGACGTGTCGGTGGCCGAGCGCCACGACCTCGAACAGGTGTACCGGGAGCAGGGTCGGAGGCTGTGGTGGGCGGTGCTGGCGTTCTCGGGCGACCGGGAGATCGCCAGCGACGCGGTGGCCGAGGCGTTCGCGCAGGCCCTGCGGGCGGCGGAGGGGATCCGCGAGCCCGCGAACTGGGTGTGGCGGGTCGCGTTCCGGGTCGCCGCGGCCGAGCTGAAGGGCCGCGGCCGCCGGTCGGACGTCCCGATCGAGGGAAGCTACGAGATGGACCATCGGGCCCGGGAGCTCCTGGCGAGCCTGGCCCGACTGTCGCCCCGACAGCGGAGCGCCATCGCCCTGCACTACTACGGCGGCTACACGGCGCGGGAGATCGGCTCGATGACGGGCTCGGCGGCCGCCACGGTGGCCGTGCACCTGCACCGCGGGCGAAAGCGCCTCCGCGAGATCCTGGAGGAATCCGATGACTGACCTGCGTACTCGCCTGCGAGACATCGAACGCCTCGATCCACCGGAGCTGTGGCCGGACATCGCCACACGAATGCCGGGCGCGTTGCCGCCCCAGCGGCATCGAGGCCGGGTCATGGCCGTGCTGGTGGCCGCGGCGGTGATCGGGGCCGGCGTGGTGGCGCCCCTCACCCTCCTTCGGTCGGATCAGAGCATCGGCACAGGAGGTGAACCCGGGAACCTGATCGCCGTGACCATGGTGAGCGAGGCCATGGAGCCCACGCTCCACGTCGGGGACACGGTGGACGTGGATCCGGACGCATACCAGCCGGTCTCCCCCAGCCCGGGTGACGTGATCGTGTTCGAGAGGCTGCCTGTTCGCGGGGACATCATCGCGTTCCATGTCCCCGACCATCCGGACTTCGTGTTGATCAAGCGCGTGATCGGGCTCCCCGGGGACGTCGTGGAGGAGCGGGACGGCATCATGTACGTGAACGACAGCCCGATTGCGGTCCCGCAGCCCGCGGGGCAGCAGGACAGCCGCACGCTGGGGCCATGGAGGGTCGAAGCCGGCCGTCTGTTCGTGGTGGGGGACAACCTGGTGAACTCGAACGACTCCAGGTTTGCGCTCGGGCAGATCCCGTTCGGGGAGGTCCTCGGCAAGGTGGTGGGCGTCGACACGGCGCTGAGTGGCTCGCCGTCCCCCGCTCCACCAGCACCGGCAATGTCGAATCCGTCACCCCAGCCCAGCCCGGCCGCCACCTCCTGACGGTCTCCGTCCAGGCGTTTCGTCGATCGCCACCCCGCCCTGCTCGAGGGGCGGCTCAATCTCCGGCGCCGGTGGCGCATTCGGGTCGCGTGGGGTACAAGAACGGTGCTCCTATTGTTGACCGGAGGTCGCCCTGGCCGACTCGACCCATCCCGCTTCCTCGCTGGACACTCGGACCCCGCCCGGCCGGGTCACGCAGCCGTCCGGCCGGGACGGATCCACCGCCGGGGAGTCCTCCGGTCCCGAGGCGCGGACGCGCCCCCGGAGCAGGCTCCGTATCGCGCTGCTCGCGGCGGGGGTCCTCACGCTCGCGTTCGTCGCCGTGCTCGCCGACGGGTACTACCAGGCCTACCGGATCGGGCGGAACGTCGAGAGCGCCAACGCGCAGTTCCAGGCGGTGAAGGACCAGATGGCGTCCGGGCAGGTCCCCGATCCGGAGGTGCTCGCGGCGGCGGAACGCACGACACGGGACCTGCGATCGGAGGTGGCGGGAGCCCGGTTCACATTCGGCCTGACCGGTGGGCTGCCGCTCCTGGGCCGGCCCGTGGACGCGGTGCGTCTGGGGGTCGGCGCCGTCGACCAGGCCATGCAGGCCGCCTCCATCGGCGCGGGGATCTTCGATCAGGTGCTCGGTTCCTCCGGAGGCTCGGGCACGGACCTGATCCACAACGGCCGGATCGACGTGCCCGCGCTGACCGCCCTCGCCCCGCGCGTGCGGGAGATCGTGAGCCATCTCCAGGCCGCCATGGCCGACGTCAGGGCCATCCCCCACATCCCGTTCGTCGGTCGCCTGGAAACGCTGAAGACGGAGGTCCTGACCCAATCCTCGGGCATCCTGGCGTCTGCCCATCGGGTCCTGGCCGGCCTGCGGCTGCTCCCGTCGTTCCTGGGGGCGGACCAGCCCAGGAACTACTTCCTGGCGTTCCAGAACAACGCGGACCAGCGCGGCACCGGGGGTGCGGTGCTGGCCTATGCCATCGTGCACATGGACGACGGCAGGATCGAGATCCAGCAGTCCGGCTCCGTCCACCAGTTGGACGATCACCGAAAGCTCCTGCACGTGAGCCTGCCCGCGCCCGTGCGCTGGTACCTGGACGTGACCGGGCGTCCTCCGTTCGTCAACAACGGGATCAATTACTCACCCGATTTTCCGCTCGTGGCCAGCGTGTGGGCCCGGCAGGTCAGCGCCATCACCGGCCGTCGCATCGACGGCGTCATCGCCCTGGACCCGGCCGGGGTGGCGCAGGCACTGACCGGACAGGGATCGTTCAGCGTGCCCGCGTACTCCCAGCCGATCAGCACGGACAACCTGGTGCAGCTCGCCGAGCACGACCAGTATTTCCTGCCGTTGGGACAGCAGGACGCGCTCCCCGGCGAACTCGTGGCCGGCGCGTTCCAGGTTCTCACCAACCCCGTGAATGCGGGCGCCATGGTGAAGAACGTGGGGACCGCGCTGGCGGAAAAGCGCATCCAGATGTGGTCCTCCATCCCCGATCAGCAGAGCCTGCTTCGGACTCTGGGATGGACGGGCGCGCTGTCCCCCGGCCCGGGCGATTACCTCTACGTGGCGACGGAGAAGCGGATCATCGGCAAGGTCGATTACTTCACGCGGCAGTACGTCGTGCACGGCGTCCACATCCGCGCGGATGGGTCCGCCACCATGACCACCCGCGTGACCCTGGAGAACGACACCCCGCCTGGCCAGCCCATCTTCGTGGTGGGGACGTGGGTGCCGTACGCGCTGAACACCTCGATGCTGAACGTGTACGTCCCGGGCCGGGCCGCCCACGCGTCGGCGGAGCCTCCAGTGGCGGTGTTCAACCAGTTGGTGCGTCCCCGGAACCACTTCCTGGTCCACCGGGAGGACGGCGCGCGGGTCCTGACCAAGCAGGTGGAGGCCAGTCCCGGCTACCCGGGCTCGGTGAAGTTCGCCTACGACGTGCCGGACCTGGTCCGGCGCGGCCTGGACGGGTCCTTCGTGTACGTCCTGCACCTCCAGCACCAGCCCATGGCCATCCCGACCATCGTGACGGTCCGGGTGGTGCTCCCGAAGGGTTCGCGGATCGTGGAGCCCGGCGCGGGGTGGACGGTCCACGGACGTGTGGCCACCTACGTCGTGACCCTGACCCGCGACGTGGTCACGCAGTTCTCCTACACGGCGCGGGGTCAATCCGGCAGATGATCGGCCGGGGTCCCATTCCGTTTAGAAGCCAATTGGAGCCGGTATCTATAGACGGTCTTGGGATACCCTGGACGCGTGCGCGCTGAGGCGGGGCCAGGCCAAATGGCAGGTCAATCCGGCCTTCGGGCCGGCAATCAGATGGGACCCGCGACCCTCGAGCCGGCTTTGGCGCACCCTGGTCCCCGTCCAGCCTCCCGCCAGTATCGGGCGCTCGCTGTGGCGGTGGCAGCCACGGAAGCGGTGGTGGTGCTCTCGTCCTTCCTGGGGGCCTTCGCCCTCACCTTCGGCCACGTCACCTGGACTCATGTGGTCTTTTCCGCGGCGGCGGTGATCGCATTTATCGCCGCGTTCGGGATGGCGCACCTGTACGACTTCCGGACCATGTGGCCGGCCGAGGAGCTCCGCCGGATCCTGGTGGTGACCGCGGCGCTGGTGGGGCTGTGCGCGATCGGGGCGACCTGGACCCGGGCCGCCGTGCCGAGGGCGTGGCCGCCGCTCTCGGCCGCCTTCGTGGTGGTGGGGATCCTCGTCACCAGGCGGATCTGGCACTACGTCCTGTTCCTGGGAAGGATGCGGGGCCGGTTCCTGTCCCGGGCGCTCCTGGTCGGTCCGCCCAGCCAGACGGCCCGGCTGGTGCGGTGGATGCGGTCCCCAGCGGAGGGATTCGTCCCCGTCGGGATCGTCCAGACCGATGGAGGGGCCGCTCCGGTGGACGGGGTCCCGGTTGTGGGCGACCTGGAATCCGTGGCCACCGCGATCCGGCGGACCGGGGCGGAAGCCCTGTTCGTCCCGTCCGAGGCCGTCCCCCCGGCGTTCATGTCGGGGTTGCTGCGCACGGCCCGGCTCGAGGGCGTCGCGCTGTGGGTGGTTCCCAACCTCCAGGACATCCTGGTGTCACGGATCGCCCCACGGGCCTTCGGCTCCATCGTGGCGCTCGGGGTCCGTCCGGTCCGCCTGTCCGGCTGGCAGGCGTACATGAAGCGCTCCCTGGACGTCGTGGGCGCCTCGGTGCTGCTCGTCCTGTTCGCCCCGGCGGCCGCGCTCGCGGCCGTGGCCACCCTGGTCGACTCGCCGGGCCCCGTGCTGTTCCGGCAGCTCCGGGCAACCCGAGGCGGACGGCCCTTCACCATGTACAAGTTCCGGACCATGCCGGTGGACGGGGACGACATCCTGGCCCGGCAGGGGATCGACCCGACGTCTCCGTTCTTCAAGCTCGACCGTGACCCCCGGCCGACCCGCCTGGGCCGCTTCCTGCGAAGGACCTCGCTCGACGAGATCCCCCAGCTGGTCAACGTGCTGAAGGGGGACATGAGCCTGGTCGGGCCGAGGCCGCTGCCGATGGACCAGGTCCTTCGAAACGCCGCGGCGCTGGAGACCAGGCACGAGGTCAGGGCCGGGCTCACGGGCTGGTGGCAGATCCGGGGCCGGAGCAAGGTCGACCCGAACGACGCCCTTCGGATGGACGCCTTCTACATCGAGAACTGGTCGCCCGCCCTGGACCTCTACATCCTGCTCAAGACGGTCGGCACGGTGATCCGGGGCACGGGCGCGAGGTAGCCGGTGCGCGAGATGGCGCTGCCACGGTTGCAGGACCACCGGTTCATCCTGGGCACGCGGGTCGACGTCCTGACCTACGCCTCGGCGGCGGACCGGATCGTCGAGTGGGCCCGGAGGCGCGAGTCCCGGATGGTGTGCGTGGCGACCGTGCACACGGTCATGGAAGGCCACGACGATCCCGGGTTCCAGGCGCTCGTCAACGGCGCCGACCTGGTCACGGCGGACGGGATGCCGCTCGTGTGGGGCCTCCGGCGCCTCGGCGAACCGGAGGCCACCAGGGTGTACGGGCCGGACCTCACGCCCGAAGTCCTGGCCCGGGCCGAGGCGGCGCGCATTCCCGTCGGGTTCTACGGCGGCACTCCTCGAACCCTGTCCGCGCTCACCGGGTGGGTGGGGGCGCGGTACCCGGACTTGGAGATCGCCTTCGCCGAGAGCCCGCCGTTCCGCGACCTCTCGGACAGCGAGCGGGCCGCCAGCGCGCAGGCCATCGCCGAGTCCGGCGCCGCCGTGCTCTTCGTGGGCCTGGGATGCCCCAAGCAGGAGCGGTGGATGCATGCCATGCGGGGTGAGGTGCCCACGGTGATGGTCGGGGTCGGCGCGGCCTTCGACTTCCTGACCGGCGAGAAGCCGCAGGCCCCCCGGTGGATGATGGCGTCCGGCCTGGAGTGGGCGTTCCGCCTGGCGTCGGAGCCCCGTCGCCTGTGGCGCCGGTACCTGTACCACAACCCCCGTTTCCTGTGGCTCTTCGGCCGGCAGGTGGTCCATGAGCGGTCCTGACGGGTTCCGGCGCGCGGTCGTCACCGGCGCGGGCGGGTTCATCGGCCACCACATGGCCGGGTACCTCCGCCGCCGCGGTTACTCGGTCCGGGGCGTGGACCTCAAGCGGCCGGAGTTCGAGGCCACCCCAGCCCACGAGTTCCTGGTCCTCGACCTGCGCAGCCCGCGGAGCTGTCGGGAAGCGGTGCGCGGGGTCGAGGAGGTCTATCACCTGGGCGCGGACATGGGGGGAATCGGCTACATCACCAGCTACCACGCCGACGTGGCCCGCAACAACGTCCTCATTGACTCGCACATGCTGGAGGCGGCCAGAGCGGCCGGAGTGGGCCGTTTCTTCTACTCCTCCTCGGCCTGCATCTACCCCCAGTACCGCCAGGGCGAGACGGACGTGGCTCCGCTGAAGGAGGAGGAGGCCTACCCGGCCGACGCGGAGGAAGGGTACGGCTGGGAGAAGCTCTTCGCCGAGCGGCTGTGCCAGTACTACCTCGAGGACCACGGCCTCCAGACCCGGGTCGCGCGGTTCCACAACGTGTACGGCCCGCTGGGCGCGTACGAGGGAGGGCGGGAGAAGGCCCCCGCAGCGATCTGCCGCAAGGTGGCCGCGGCGGCGGACGGCGACGAGATCGAGATCTGGGGAGACGGACGCCAGACCCGCTCGTTCACCTTCGTCGACGACTGCGTGGAGGGCATCTTCCGCATCGCGCAATCCGACCACGGGGCGCCACTGAACCTGGGGTCGGACGAGATGGTCACGATCGACGAGCTGGTGGACCTGGTGTGCTCGATCGGCGGCAAGCGGCTCCGGAAGCGGCACGATCCGTCCAAGCCGCAGGGCGTGCGGGGCCGCAACAGCGACAACTCCCGCCTGCGGGAGGTGCTGGGCTGGGAACCTTCCGTCCCTCTGCGGGACGGCCTCGCGGAGACATACCGATGGGTCCGGTCTCGAGTGGGGCGGCGCTCGCTCTCGGCCCCACGGGTGTCGTGAGCGTGATGCCGGCCCGGTCCCCCGCCGCCGCGGCCTCCCTGCGGCGCCGCCTCGCGTGGGTGGTGGGCGCGGACCTCCCCCCGCCCGAGCGCGCCTTCCACCATGCCTTCGTGGTGGCGATCCTGCTGTGCTGGTCCCCCTTCAAGCTGGCAGCCTACGCGGCCCCCTTCGCCGGGATCGGGGTGTACGTGGCGGAGGCCCGGAACCTCCGGCCCCTGGTGCGGGCGGCGGCGTGGATCGGCGGGTTCGCCGTCCTGGCCGTGGTCCACGCCGTCCTGGTGCCCGGCTTCGTGTGGACCAGCGCTGGTCTCGCCGCCGTCACCTACGGGGTGCTGCTGTTCGTCTGGGCGGTCCCATCGCGGGGCGGTCGCGGCCTGACCGGCCGGATGGCGACCGTGCTGCGCTGGGTGGTGGTGGTGGAGGGCGTCCTCGGGATCGTCCAGGCCCTCTACGGCTTCAACCACACCGGCAGCTTCGACGTGTCCAACGGGGACTATGTCGAGGGGACCATCTCCCCGGGCCTCGGCGCCAGCGGAACATTCGCCAACCCGATGTTCGCCGTGAACATGGCCATGGCGCTGGTGCTCCTGCTTCCGCTGGCCCGGCGGCCCCGGCACTGGGCGGCCATGGCCGTCGGCGGGGTGGCCCTGGTGCTGGCGTCCGTGCTCCATGTCCTCCTGGCCCTGGGGGTGGCCGTCGTGGGCGCGGCGCTGCTGGTTCCTCCTCGGTGGAAGGGTGTGTCCCCGCGAGCCCGGGCGGCCCTGGTCGGCTCCGTCCTGGTGGGGCTCGTCCTGGTGGGCGCGGTCCTGGCCTCGAACGTGCGGACCGCGCCGGCTCTGGCCAGGGCCTTCGCGTCCGGGAACAGCCCCCGGGCCCAGGAGGTGCGCCGCGTCCTCACCGAGATGCCCGGGGCGTATCCCTATCAACCGTTCATCGGGCTCGGCCCCGGGCAGTTCAGCAGCCGGGCCGGCCTCATCGGCACCGGGATGTACTTCGGCGGCATCGACCATCCCCGGGGGCTGC
This window of the Actinomycetota bacterium genome carries:
- a CDS encoding RNA polymerase sigma factor; the encoded protein is MDDVSVAERHDLEQVYREQGRRLWWAVLAFSGDREIASDAVAEAFAQALRAAEGIREPANWVWRVAFRVAAAELKGRGRRSDVPIEGSYEMDHRARELLASLARLSPRQRSAIALHYYGGYTAREIGSMTGSAAATVAVHLHRGRKRLREILEESDD
- the lepB gene encoding signal peptidase I; amino-acid sequence: MTDLRTRLRDIERLDPPELWPDIATRMPGALPPQRHRGRVMAVLVAAAVIGAGVVAPLTLLRSDQSIGTGGEPGNLIAVTMVSEAMEPTLHVGDTVDVDPDAYQPVSPSPGDVIVFERLPVRGDIIAFHVPDHPDFVLIKRVIGLPGDVVEERDGIMYVNDSPIAVPQPAGQQDSRTLGPWRVEAGRLFVVGDNLVNSNDSRFALGQIPFGEVLGKVVGVDTALSGSPSPAPPAPAMSNPSPQPSPAATS
- a CDS encoding DUF4012 domain-containing protein; protein product: MLADGYYQAYRIGRNVESANAQFQAVKDQMASGQVPDPEVLAAAERTTRDLRSEVAGARFTFGLTGGLPLLGRPVDAVRLGVGAVDQAMQAASIGAGIFDQVLGSSGGSGTDLIHNGRIDVPALTALAPRVREIVSHLQAAMADVRAIPHIPFVGRLETLKTEVLTQSSGILASAHRVLAGLRLLPSFLGADQPRNYFLAFQNNADQRGTGGAVLAYAIVHMDDGRIEIQQSGSVHQLDDHRKLLHVSLPAPVRWYLDVTGRPPFVNNGINYSPDFPLVASVWARQVSAITGRRIDGVIALDPAGVAQALTGQGSFSVPAYSQPISTDNLVQLAEHDQYFLPLGQQDALPGELVAGAFQVLTNPVNAGAMVKNVGTALAEKRIQMWSSIPDQQSLLRTLGWTGALSPGPGDYLYVATEKRIIGKVDYFTRQYVVHGVHIRADGSATMTTRVTLENDTPPGQPIFVVGTWVPYALNTSMLNVYVPGRAAHASAEPPVAVFNQLVRPRNHFLVHREDGARVLTKQVEASPGYPGSVKFAYDVPDLVRRGLDGSFVYVLHLQHQPMAIPTIVTVRVVLPKGSRIVEPGAGWTVHGRVATYVVTLTRDVVTQFSYTARGQSGR
- a CDS encoding sugar transferase; amino-acid sequence: MAATEAVVVLSSFLGAFALTFGHVTWTHVVFSAAAVIAFIAAFGMAHLYDFRTMWPAEELRRILVVTAALVGLCAIGATWTRAAVPRAWPPLSAAFVVVGILVTRRIWHYVLFLGRMRGRFLSRALLVGPPSQTARLVRWMRSPAEGFVPVGIVQTDGGAAPVDGVPVVGDLESVATAIRRTGAEALFVPSEAVPPAFMSGLLRTARLEGVALWVVPNLQDILVSRIAPRAFGSIVALGVRPVRLSGWQAYMKRSLDVVGASVLLVLFAPAAALAAVATLVDSPGPVLFRQLRATRGGRPFTMYKFRTMPVDGDDILARQGIDPTSPFFKLDRDPRPTRLGRFLRRTSLDEIPQLVNVLKGDMSLVGPRPLPMDQVLRNAAALETRHEVRAGLTGWWQIRGRSKVDPNDALRMDAFYIENWSPALDLYILLKTVGTVIRGTGAR
- a CDS encoding WecB/TagA/CpsF family glycosyltransferase, whose product is MALPRLQDHRFILGTRVDVLTYASAADRIVEWARRRESRMVCVATVHTVMEGHDDPGFQALVNGADLVTADGMPLVWGLRRLGEPEATRVYGPDLTPEVLARAEAARIPVGFYGGTPRTLSALTGWVGARYPDLEIAFAESPPFRDLSDSERAASAQAIAESGAAVLFVGLGCPKQERWMHAMRGEVPTVMVGVGAAFDFLTGEKPQAPRWMMASGLEWAFRLASEPRRLWRRYLYHNPRFLWLFGRQVVHERS
- a CDS encoding NAD-dependent epimerase/dehydratase family protein gives rise to the protein MSGPDGFRRAVVTGAGGFIGHHMAGYLRRRGYSVRGVDLKRPEFEATPAHEFLVLDLRSPRSCREAVRGVEEVYHLGADMGGIGYITSYHADVARNNVLIDSHMLEAARAAGVGRFFYSSSACIYPQYRQGETDVAPLKEEEAYPADAEEGYGWEKLFAERLCQYYLEDHGLQTRVARFHNVYGPLGAYEGGREKAPAAICRKVAAAADGDEIEIWGDGRQTRSFTFVDDCVEGIFRIAQSDHGAPLNLGSDEMVTIDELVDLVCSIGGKRLRKRHDPSKPQGVRGRNSDNSRLREVLGWEPSVPLRDGLAETYRWVRSRVGRRSLSAPRVS